The genomic segment TTGATCGGATCGCTCGCGACCTACGCGCGCGTCAATCGCTTCGGCTTCATCGAGACGCCGTATCGCGTCGTCTCGGGCGGCCGCGTCAGCGAAGAGATCGTCTATCTGACGGCGGACAAAGAAGACGAGTACATCGTCGCGCAAGCCAACACGCCGCTCGATAAAAACAATCAGATCACCACGGACTCGGTCGTCTGCCGTTATGCCGAAGAATACATCGAAGAGCCGGCCGACAAAGTCCAGCTCATGGACGTTTCGCCCAAGCAGATCGTCTCCGTCGCGACGGCGCTCATTCCATTCCTCGAGCATGACGACGCCAATCGCGCGCTGATGGGCGCGAACATGCAGCGTCAAGCCGTGCCGTTGCTCCGTCCGCAGGCGCCGATCGTCGGCACCGGCATGGAGTACCGTTCGGCGAAGGACTCGGGCGGCTGCGTCGTGGCCGAAGAGGGCGGCGAAGTCGTTGCGGTCGATTCGAAATCGATCACGATCGCCGGTAAAGACGGCATCGAAAAAGTCTACGATCTGCTCAAATTCACGCGCTCGAACGCGGGTACGTGCATCAACCAGCGTCCGATCGTACAGATCGGCGAAAAGGTCGCCGACGGGCAAATGCTCGCCGACGGTCCGTCGTCCGATGAGGGCGAGCTCGCGCTCGGCCAAAACGTACTCGTCGCGTTCATGCCGTGGGAAGGCTACAACTACGAAGACGCGATCCTGATCAGCGAACGTATGGTCAAGGACGATCGCTTCACCTCGATTCACATCGAGGAATACGAATGCGAAGCCCGCGATACGAAACTCGGACCTGAAGAGATCACCCGCGACATTCCCAACGTCGGCGAAGATTCGCTCAAAGATCTCGACGAACGCGGCATCGTGCGCATCGGCGCCGAGGTGCGTCCTGAAGACATCCTCGTCGGTAAGGTGACGCCGAAGGGCGAGACCGAACTGACGGCGGAAGAGCGCCTGCTGCGCGCGATCTTCGGTGAGAAATCACGCGAAGTGCGCGACACCTCGCTCAAAGTACCGCATGGCGAAAAAGGCAAGATCATCGACGTCAAGGTGTTCTCGCGCGAGAACGGCGACGAACTTTCGCCGGGCGTGAACCATCTCGTACGCGTCTACGTCGCGCAGAAACGCAAGATTCTGCAGGGCGACAAGATGGCCGGGCGTCACGGCAATAAGGGCGTCATCGCCAAGGTACTGCCGGAAGAAGACATGCCGTATATGGAAGACGGTATCCCGGTAGACATCGTGCTCAACCCGCTCGGCGTTCCCTCGCGCATGAACCTCGGGCAGATCATGGAGACCCATCTTGGATGGGCCGCCAAGATGCTCGGCATGCACGTTGCGACGCCCGTCTTTGACGGCGCGCACGCGGAAGACATCGCCGAGTGGCTGCAGGATGCGGGTCTCGCACCCGACGGCAAGACGTGGCTGCGCGACGGTCGCACCGGCGATCGTTTCGGACGCCCGATCACCGTCGGACAGATCTACATGCTCAAACTCGCCCATTTGGTCGACGACAAGATCCACGCGCGCTCGACCGGCCCGTACTCGATGATCACACAGCAGCCGCTGGGTGGTAAGGCGCAGTTCGGCGGTCAGCGTTTCGGCGAAATGGAAGTCTGGGCGCTCGAAGCCTACGGCGCAGCGTACACGCTGCAAGAACTGCTTACGGTAAAGTCCGACGACGTCGTCGGACGCGTGAAGACCTACGAAGCGATCGTCAAGGGCGAGAACGTGATGGAACCGGGCGTTCCCGAATCGTTCAAGGTCTTGATCAAAGAACTCCAATCGCTCGCGCTCGACGTCAAGGTGTTGACCGAGAACCGCGAAGAGATCGAGATCAAGATCGCCGACGACGACATGGGCGAACGCGCTCAAGAGATCGGCTTGCTCATGGGCGATGAAGATCCGCGCATGACGCAAACGGCCGCCGCCCAACGCGAAGCCGAGGCGCAACGCGCGTCGACCGGCGTTGAGGGCGAAACAGCCGAAGCCGTGGTTGCCGATGAGGACGAAGAGGAAGAGGAAGAGATCGACGACAGCAAGCCGATCGATACGACCGCTCCCCTTCCGGTACCGCCCCCGATGCCCGCGCGCGTCGGCGGTGAAGAGATCGACGACGAACTCGTCATCGACGACGCCGAAGTCGTTGAGGAAGAGGAAGAAGAAGATCAGGGCTATCAACTCGAGGAAGAGGAAGACGAGCCCGCCGAAGAGGCCTCACCCTTCGGTGACGAAGACGAAGACCGTCCCATCACCGAAACCGAAGAAGAGTTCTAACACCCACCTTCGCGGCGAGACAAAAAGGCC from the Candidatus Baltobacteraceae bacterium genome contains:
- the rpoB gene encoding DNA-directed RNA polymerase subunit beta, yielding MAKTTAPKSPAKSSAGTKSKSKRAGASDGTSTVQATTFPMPTGAFTVPQPPDPGPKRKRHSFAKIADVLETPNLIELQKASFEWFKTEGLAEAFASISPIKDFTGNLVLEFGEHSLGEPKYSVEECRERDMTYSAPLRVRVRLITAESGEIKGIPDQEIFMGDFPLMTDKGTFMINGAERVIVSQLVRSPGVYYNQDVDTNSRPTYNATIIPNRGAWIEFESDNGTKNDETEGTIGVRIDKNRKIYVSTFIRALSRPDLGCDWDSEEAILALFDGSPLIQNSIDKDKDIHTREDALKEIYKKLRPGEPENAENAEKLLESLFFDDKRYDLAGVGRYKLNSKFHYRIENPDPEKRTENPYLTIDEYTDAGMTMPPIGKRSLLRSDMIAVIRRLIKVATKVIDKDDIDHLGNRRIRSVGELLQNQFRVGLLRLERVVRERMTVQDIETVTPQALINIRPVVAAIKEFFGSSQLSQFMDQTNSLAELTHKRRLSALGPGGLSRERAGFEVRDVHHSHYGRICPIETPEGPNIGLIGSLATYARVNRFGFIETPYRVVSGGRVSEEIVYLTADKEDEYIVAQANTPLDKNNQITTDSVVCRYAEEYIEEPADKVQLMDVSPKQIVSVATALIPFLEHDDANRALMGANMQRQAVPLLRPQAPIVGTGMEYRSAKDSGGCVVAEEGGEVVAVDSKSITIAGKDGIEKVYDLLKFTRSNAGTCINQRPIVQIGEKVADGQMLADGPSSDEGELALGQNVLVAFMPWEGYNYEDAILISERMVKDDRFTSIHIEEYECEARDTKLGPEEITRDIPNVGEDSLKDLDERGIVRIGAEVRPEDILVGKVTPKGETELTAEERLLRAIFGEKSREVRDTSLKVPHGEKGKIIDVKVFSRENGDELSPGVNHLVRVYVAQKRKILQGDKMAGRHGNKGVIAKVLPEEDMPYMEDGIPVDIVLNPLGVPSRMNLGQIMETHLGWAAKMLGMHVATPVFDGAHAEDIAEWLQDAGLAPDGKTWLRDGRTGDRFGRPITVGQIYMLKLAHLVDDKIHARSTGPYSMITQQPLGGKAQFGGQRFGEMEVWALEAYGAAYTLQELLTVKSDDVVGRVKTYEAIVKGENVMEPGVPESFKVLIKELQSLALDVKVLTENREEIEIKIADDDMGERAQEIGLLMGDEDPRMTQTAAAQREAEAQRASTGVEGETAEAVVADEDEEEEEEIDDSKPIDTTAPLPVPPPMPARVGGEEIDDELVIDDAEVVEEEEEEDQGYQLEEEEDEPAEEASPFGDEDEDRPITETEEEF